Proteins encoded in a region of the Canis lupus familiaris isolate Mischka breed German Shepherd chromosome 1, alternate assembly UU_Cfam_GSD_1.0, whole genome shotgun sequence genome:
- the RPS12 gene encoding 40S ribosomal protein S12: MAEEGIAAGGVMDVNTALQEVLKTALIHDGLARGIREAAKALDKRQAHLCVLASNCDEPMYVKLVEALCAEHQINLIKVDDNKKLGEWVGLCKIDREGKPRKVVGCSCVVVKDYGKESQAKDVIEEYFKCKK; this comes from the exons ATGGCCGAGGAAGG CATTGCTGCTGGAGGTGTAATGGACGTTAATACTGCTTTACAAGAGGTGCTGAAGACCGCCCTCATCCACGATGGCCTAGCACGTGGAATTCGCGAAGCTGCCAAAGCCTTAGACAA GCGCCAAGCCCATCTTTGTGTGCTTGCATCCAACTGTGATGAGCCTATGTATGTCAAGTTGGTGGAGGCCCTTTGTGCTGAACACCAAATCAACCTAATTAAG GTTGATGACAATAAGAAACTAGGGGAATGGGTAGGCCTCTGTAAAATTGACAGAGAGGGAAAACCCCGTAAAGTGGTTGGTTGCAGTTGTGTGGTGGTTAAG gactATGGCAAAGAATCTCAGGCGAAAGATGTTATCGAGGAATACTTCAAATgcaagaaatga